A portion of the Osmerus mordax isolate fOsmMor3 chromosome 22, fOsmMor3.pri, whole genome shotgun sequence genome contains these proteins:
- the LOC136966292 gene encoding uncharacterized protein isoform X1 produces MEDALARKECGDAVVSQCPGRHEECNEEMGAMLWSVQEAVQRQTLQIGVSACGATAVVDVLQALGCTVVPETADQCVRTCLRRNEAPLPDYLHSRSQAGATHSQLIDGAEQASGGRVMGRFYHLHPRRHVRLVPWLAQWIRRGAVPVATMNMQKAVPEGEEIPDAWHHQLIFGVGPNAVYMTNPLDVVSEREVHQRLCSESVLLIRREDVMQRLTADTLLSSISEGQCDPRWRTMDVEGQVKQMTCEEDHCDAQPRMTHVSIPAAYSSGVTLFALRSSALGQELLHTPDLPLL; encoded by the exons ATGGAAGACGCGCTAGCTCGTAAAGAGTGTGGAGACGCTGTTGTGTCCCAGTGTCCAGGTAGACATGAGGAGTGCAACGAGGAGATGGGGGCCATGTTGTGGTCAGTCCAGGAGGCTGTTCAGAGGCAGACCCTGCAGATTGGAGTGTCTGCATGTGGAGCCACTGCTGTTGTAGATGTGCTACAGGCCCTGGGCTGCACTGTGGTGCCTGAGACAGCTGACCAGTGTGTGAGGACGTGTCTGAGGAGGAACGAGGCCCCGCTGCCAGACTACCTGCACTCCAGGAGCCAAGCGG GGGCTACGCATTCCCAGCTGATCGATGGGGCAGAGCAAGCCAGCGGAGGCCGTGTCATGGGTAGGTtctaccacctccaccctcgCAGGCACGTGAGGCTTGTGCCCTGGCTGGCACAGTGGATCCGCAGGGGAGCTGTCCCTGTGGCCACCATGAACATGCAGAAGGCCGTGCCTGAGGGGGAAGAGATCCCAGATGCCTGGCATCACCAGCTCATATTTGGGGTTGGACCCAATGCCGTCTACATGACCAATCCATTAGATGTGG tgagtgagagggaggtgCATCAGCGACTCTGCAGTGAATCGGTGTTGCTGATTCGTCGGGAGGACGTCATGCAGAGATTAACAGCCGACACTCTCCTGTCCAGCATATCAGAAGGCCAGTGTGACCCACGCTGGAGAACAATGGACGTGGAGG GCCAGGTGAAGCAGATGACCTGTGAGGAAGACCACTGTGACGCTCAGCCCAGGATGACCCACGTCAGCATCCCTGCAGCGTACAGCTCAGGGGTCACGTTGTTCGCCCTCCGAAGTTCTGCCCTGGGACAGGAGCTTCTCCACACCCCTGATCTCCCTTTGTTGTGA
- the LOC136966292 gene encoding uncharacterized protein isoform X2 translates to MGAMLWSVQEAVQRQTLQIGVSACGATAVVDVLQALGCTVVPETADQCVRTCLRRNEAPLPDYLHSRSQAGATHSQLIDGAEQASGGRVMGRFYHLHPRRHVRLVPWLAQWIRRGAVPVATMNMQKAVPEGEEIPDAWHHQLIFGVGPNAVYMTNPLDVVSEREVHQRLCSESVLLIRREDVMQRLTADTLLSSISEGQCDPRWRTMDVEGQVKQMTCEEDHCDAQPRMTHVSIPAAYSSGVTLFALRSSALGQELLHTPDLPLL, encoded by the exons ATGGGGGCCATGTTGTGGTCAGTCCAGGAGGCTGTTCAGAGGCAGACCCTGCAGATTGGAGTGTCTGCATGTGGAGCCACTGCTGTTGTAGATGTGCTACAGGCCCTGGGCTGCACTGTGGTGCCTGAGACAGCTGACCAGTGTGTGAGGACGTGTCTGAGGAGGAACGAGGCCCCGCTGCCAGACTACCTGCACTCCAGGAGCCAAGCGG GGGCTACGCATTCCCAGCTGATCGATGGGGCAGAGCAAGCCAGCGGAGGCCGTGTCATGGGTAGGTtctaccacctccaccctcgCAGGCACGTGAGGCTTGTGCCCTGGCTGGCACAGTGGATCCGCAGGGGAGCTGTCCCTGTGGCCACCATGAACATGCAGAAGGCCGTGCCTGAGGGGGAAGAGATCCCAGATGCCTGGCATCACCAGCTCATATTTGGGGTTGGACCCAATGCCGTCTACATGACCAATCCATTAGATGTGG tgagtgagagggaggtgCATCAGCGACTCTGCAGTGAATCGGTGTTGCTGATTCGTCGGGAGGACGTCATGCAGAGATTAACAGCCGACACTCTCCTGTCCAGCATATCAGAAGGCCAGTGTGACCCACGCTGGAGAACAATGGACGTGGAGG GCCAGGTGAAGCAGATGACCTGTGAGGAAGACCACTGTGACGCTCAGCCCAGGATGACCCACGTCAGCATCCCTGCAGCGTACAGCTCAGGGGTCACGTTGTTCGCCCTCCGAAGTTCTGCCCTGGGACAGGAGCTTCTCCACACCCCTGATCTCCCTTTGTTGTGA